In Bacteroidetes bacterium SB0662_bin_6, the DNA window GGCCAAACGACGCTGCAAGACCTCGTAGCGCTTGCGGGAGGAATGCGTCCCGGAGCGCTTGCCCGTGCGGCGCATCTCAAGCGATCCACCCTGCCCATGCCGGAACCGGAGTACGAAAACAGATTTGGAATGCTCGCCGGCATACCCGATCTGGTCCCGGCCGACACGCTGGCCCTGATGCAATCCACCCGGCTGGCGAACATGGGTTTCTTCGGCAGCGCTTATCTGACCCACGACCTGCGGGTGCAAAGCAGCGTTCCGGTAGACCTGACTGTTGCGCTTGGACAAGGAGCTCCGCCTATTCCTCTCCAGGACGGTGACAAGGTATACGTCCCGCGCGACAACAATCAGGTCTTTGTATTCGGACAGGTGAATCGTCCGGGATATGTCACGCATCAGGCAGGTATGTCGCCGGAGTACTATGTAAACGCGGCAAGCGGACTTGGGGAAAACGCCGGAACCTCGTATGTCATCAAGGCCGGTACCAATCGTTTCGTGGAGACTTCCAGGACGGAAATCGAATCGGGAGATCGCATCTTCGTGAACCGGAAAACGATTCTGGCCGATACGGAAGACTTGCAACGGCTCCTGACGGAGTATCAGCGATTCAGGATGGAAGAACGGTCGCGCACCATACAAGGCGTCGTGGCGTCCATCAGCGCCGCGACCGGAATCATCGCCACGTACCTGCTGATCCGGAGACAATGAGCCCTGAAACCATGCATTCGCCGGATGAAGGAGGCGCACCCGGATACGACGAGGAGATGCGCCGCGAGCGTGCGGAGGATACGCTTTGGGCCACGCTGGGTACGTTGTACAGGTATCGGCGCCTGGTGATCGGCGTTACGGTCTTTGCGGGCGTGGCTTCCGTGGTCATCAGCCTGCTTCTGACCAACTGGTACCGCGGCACAGCCCGCGTGCTCATTCCGCAGGGAGGCGAAACCTCGTTGGCCGCCGGTTTGCTGGGAAGTCTTCCAGCGGGCGCGGCTGCCCTGTTCGGAGGTGGCCCCGGGGGAGACTACACGCGCTATCTGGCCATTCTGACCAGCCGTTCCATGATGGAAGCTGTGGTGGATTCGTTCGACCTTATTACTCTCTACGAAACGGAGGACGAAGAATACCCGCTGGAAGAAGCTATTGATATGCTGGAAGACAACGTGGCGTTCGAAGTGGATATGGAGTACTATTTTCTGTCCGTCTCCGTGCTGGACAAGGACCGCCAACGCGCCGCCGACATGGCCAATTTCCTGGTCCGCCGCCTCAACGAGATGAGCGTACGACTCTCCAGCGAGGGGGCTTTCGATTATCGCCGCTCGCTGGAAAAACGCTACCTCGAATCCCGGGCCGCCATGGACTCCGTGCTGTACGCCGCGGAACAGTTTCAGGAAGAGTACGGCGTGTACGACCTGACGTCTCAGACGGAAAGCTTTTTCGAGCAGGTAGGTGCGCTCCGCAGAAGCGCGCTGGAGGCTGAAATCCAATACGAAGCGCTCCGCGCATCATACGGCGAGGATAATGCGCAGGTCCAGGCCATACAGGAAATCGCCCTCGCCGCCGATCAGAAATACCGGCAGGCACTGGCCGGCCGGGAGCAAATGCTCCCCGTGGCGCAGGAGGAAGTACCTGCGGTTGCACGCACCTATGCAGAACTGGAACTGGAAACCATGATCCAGCGCAGCATCCTTGAAGTCCTGGCGCCGCTATACGAACAGGCGCGCTTTCAGGAGAATCGGGAGGCGCTGGCGGTACAGGTTCTCGACGAGGCCATCCCGCCGGCGCTCAAAGCAAAGCCGAAGCGGTCGATCATCTGCATCCTCGCCACGCTCTCCGCCTTTCTGCTGGTCGTGATTTACGTGCTCGTATATGACTGGTGGGCCAGAAATCACGGGCACTTTCTGCGAAGGCTCCAGGCGCGAACCTGGGCGCAATGACCAGCGAGAAATCGTCCCTTTCTCTTGACGCACTCACGCCCGAGCGGCTGTTCGTGTGGACACGGCCATTGCTGTATGCGGGATTGGCTTTCGGGCTTCTCCTGATTGTACTGGGGACCTGGCTTTCGACCCTCTTGTTGGCTGTACTGGCTGCAGCCTTCCTCGCCGCCCTTGTCTTCGGGGCATTGGCACGCAACGAAGTCTTCCTGCTGTGCGCCGTGCTGGCCGCCTTCGTCGTTTCAGCCAACTACGAAGCCGGATTTCAGATACAGGAAATCTTTTACGGACTACTGTATTTCGGATATCTGACGTACTGGTTCATAAGCCGTTTTTTCTTCTACCGGGATCGCGTCCTGAAAACACCCATCGACTGGGCGCTTTTTCTTTTTCTCGTCTATGTTACGCTGTCTCTTGGGCTTACCCCCCTGCTCGGCGGCGACATGCAAACCGCTGTCAGCGAATGGCTGGCCATCACCATGCTGGCCTTTTACTTTCCAATCAAGGAACTCTGCATTCGGCGGTCCGATCTGCTTCCCCAAAAACCTGTCCTGATTAGTCTGGGCTTTGTTGCGCTCTTTATTGCGTTTCGAAATTTCTGGTTTTACCAAACCCACATCAACAACGCGGAATTCCTGTGGCAGATCGCCACAGGGCGTGTCGTCACGAACGAACATGTGTTGCTGATGGCTGGCCTCGTCGCATTGACCATCCTGTTGTACAGCCGGAAAAAGCTGCATACGACGGCTATTGCCGGGATATTTACGATCCTGTCTGCAGCCATCGTGATCGGACAAAGCCGGGCCCTGTGGGTGTCTTACATGCTGGGCATTGCGGTCATCTTCCTGTGCGTCGATCGGAAAAAGAAATTCCGGATCGTATCCATCGGGGTCCTCGGGGGAGTACTATTCCTCGTGGTGGGGACACTCGTCTTCGACAATTTCTTTTCACTCATCATTGCCGGTCTTGCAAACCGGTTCCTTTCCCTGCAAACCGCCACGGTCCAGGATATTTCCCTGATCAACCGCTTCTTCGAGGCGCGCGCGGCATTGGAGTACATCGGCATGAACCCCATCATGGGCTACGGCTTCGGGGTCCCGATCAAATATTACAGCCTCGTCTATGAGTGGACGCACGAAACCTCGTTTATTCATAACGGCCCGGTGGGCGTCTGGTACCGCCACGGTCTTATAGGGCTTGGGCTCCTCGGCACGTTCTACATCGGAACGGTCGTGCGGACCATTCGAACACTGCGTATGCCCGCCATAGCTCGCATCGACCGCATCGTGGCTATTTTCGTCATGGCGTGCCTGATTGCGGAAAGCCTCGTGGGAAACACCGAAAATCCATTCGCTACCGGCGACAAGACCCTGTTCATCGGAGCCCTGGCCGGCCTTGCCGCCGCATCTGCCCATCGCGCAGCCCACCCGGTTGCCCGGCCCGAAATCCATGCCGAGTGAAGGTACAGCCAACCCCGCCGGGCAGGGACAACCCCGACCCGGCCTGCTGGCGAACATATCCTGGCTGAGCGTTGCCAACGCCATCGTGAAACCGCTATGGTTTCTGTTCATTACGGCGGCATGCATGAGGCTGCTCGGTGTGCGTGAATTCGGTGTCCTTACGGCAGCCTTGTCGCTGACCATGATCGCCGCGGGTTTCGTAGATCTGGGCATGGCGCAGTACACGGTGCGCGAAGTATCGCGGGCGCTGGACAAGGCATCCCTCTACTTCTCCAACTTCATGACACTGAGAATCGGGAACTCGGTCCTCGCATGGGGAGGTGCGCTGATTGTAGCGGTCTTGCTCGATTATCGCGGGAGTGCGTTGCTGGCCGTGTGCTTCGCCGGGATATATGCCCTCACACTGAACCTCACGAATTACTGCCGCAGCATGTACCAGGCATTCGAAAACCTGCGCCAGGAAGCCGTCATGCTGATCGTGGAAAAGGTACTGGTTATTGGAGGCGGTCTGCTCCTGCTGTTCGCCACCCGTTCAGCGGCGTGGACGCTCGCCGGCATGGCGCTGGGTATGACAGTGACCACGGGCATCAACATCCTGTGTATCGACAGGCGATTCGCAAAAATGCGCAGGTCTCTCGTGAGCAGACGCTTTCTCAAGCGAGCAATCAAGGTCATGATCCCCTTCGGGTTCGCCGGCCTGTTCACGGTGATGTATTACCGCGTGGATATGGTGATGATCGAAGCCATACTCGGAGCAGTCCCTACCGGACAGTACGGAGCCGCTTACCGTATTCTGGAGGCATTTCACACACTACCCGCTATCGTAGGCCTGGCCGCTATCTATCCCAGACTTGCACGGCTACATCGTGACCGTGCTCATGCCGATTTTCGGCACCTCTTGCGAAATGGCCTGCTTGGACTCATCAGCATTAGCATCGTTGTCAGCTTGTTGCTCACTATTTTGTCTGACACGGTAATCTGGCTACTGGACCCGGACCCGTCCTATGCTCTTGCTGCGGATGCCTTGCGCATACTGGTATGGACCTTCCCGTTCATATGCGGCAAAACCCTTCTGTATTTAGCGCTGATCTCTATGGATCAGCAACGATTGGCGGCCATTACGCTTGGATTCGCCGTTCTTTTCAATGTAGCATTCAACACATTCATGATCCCGGCGATGGGTATTGAGGGCGCCGCTATCGCTACAGTTCTTACAGAAGTATTGCTTACTGTGATTTTTGCCGCATATTATAGACGGACAGGCTTTATATCTACCGAACCACAATCATCCGAATAACCTCCTCCCATGAACCGTTGGAAAAAATTAATGGGCCTGTGCAGGCATCCCGGTTTTATCCCACCGTTAATACGGCATCGGATAGCCGGAGGCATAGAGCATTACGCCATGGTAAAACACCTTGCGCCGGCCACACTTATTGATGCGGGTGCGAACAAAGGGCAATTTTCGTTGCTGGTGCGCAAATTATTTCCAAAAACCCGTATCATTGCCTTCGAACCGCTCCCCGAATCGGCTGATCGTTACGAACGACTCTTTGGTGATGACAAACTCACAACATTGCATCGCCTTGCCCTAGATGTCAGCTCTGGCGAGCGTACCTTCTACGTGGCAAATCGCGGCGATTCCTCGTCTCTATTGCGCCCAGCTCAAGGATTGCAGATGGCTTTCGGCGGTACGCTATCTCATGAAATATCTGTTGAAACTGTTCGCTTGGACTCAGTGATTGACGCAAAGGATTTACCCGCTCCCGTATTGTTGAAAATAGATGTACAAGGCGCTGAAAAACAGGTTATTTTATCTGCCACTAAATTATTGGATTATATCGATCATATTTACGTAGAAATTTTATTTGCAGATTTATACGATGGACAATCCCGATTCCGCGATGTGTTTCACGAATTGGATGCAAAAGGTTATCGTATGCGTGGCGTATTCAATCAAGTAATCACGTCAGAATACAACGCCACATATGCCGATGTACTCTTTACACGCGATTTACAGCACTAATCTCTTCGGCGTGACGGACCGCTGCTTCAAGACCATCCACCATCCTGTCGATCGTCAAATGTTTCCGAGCGTATGCCAACGCATTCGATGAGTACCTATCCTGATCCGCCAGCACTTCCCGTACACTTGCCGCCAGCGCCTCGGAAGTATGCCCTGAACACAATAGACCGGTTTTCCCGGAACGCACGTATTCCACTTCGGGACTGTGAAACTTCACGCCCCCAGCGCTTTCAGGATGATGCAGCGACACCACCGGTACGCCAAAGGCAAACGCATGATTCACGGCCAAGCCAAGATACCCTGGCATAAGCATCACATCCGAAGCATACAACCAGGGAGCGGCTTCCTCGAGCAGCAAGGAACCAAGAAAGCGAACGCCCTGCAACGAACGAGCCGCTACCGTCTTCTCCATTGTTGCTCGCTCCGGCCCATCCCCTATGATTAATAGAGTTCCAGGCGTATCCTTCGTCAAAATCTCCCAGGTTTCGAGAAGCATATCCGTGCCCTTTCCCCGAATCAGCCGACCTATATAGACCAGAACAGGACTGTGGGGGGAAATGGAAAGTCGCCGCCGAACTGCCTGTTTTCCCTCTGTCGCCAACGTCGTCCGTTGTGCAAACATTGGACGCAAATCCATCGTGTTGCGCGCCACAAAAATATTGCGATCCGGAACAAACGGGCGCAGCAAATTGGCCCTGCCCTCCGTATAGCAAACACATCCCTCCACTTCTTTTGCCAACGCCAAACGGTACCTGTCCAGAATATGGCGCCTCGGGTTGAATACCCTGTAGTTCGACGAAAAATGTCCCCAGAGTACCCGTCCCGCTCCAACTGACTTAGCGTAACGCAATAAAAAAGGCAACGTAACAGAACGCGGACTTTCCTCCGCAAGAATTGCTGCTGGCGGACCATAAAGATTAAAAACACGACGAAACGGCTGTGCGTGCACTTTTTCACCAAAAAGCCAGTGATTCCAAAGGTATACCTGCTTGTATGCGGGATCGCTTTCCCGAACCAGATTTCCCAACGAAGACGCTCCCGGAGGATTCCCGGAACATACGACAAGCCGCCCGTCGAGGCGTTCGTTCAATTTCTCCAGTACCGGAATACGATACCAAAAAATTACCCGGTAGAAAAAGTACACGGGGCGATCATTGAAAGACATGTGCAGCCATTGGAACGGCGAGTTAAACAGAAACAAGGGGACCTTGATACGATCTTGGACCAGATCGGTTCGAGCGAACCCGATAGTTCAAGAATGTACCAAAAACCCGGATTAGGGTTCATGACTGGCGGTACCAGCATCCCGGTAGCGGTAATGAGCGTTTGTGTGTATTGTCCCTATCCAGAGGATGAGGAAACATAGTTTGATACATACCCCTTCTAAATCGATCATTCCGATAGAATGTAAACTCCGCCACTCGCGGAATATCGAATCCGCTTCCCTTGACAAAACCACAACAGTTGTTGGGGTGAATATGTACAACGCTGTGGGTCCGTAGAAGCCTATCGAAGACATTGGATGCAAGAGTAAAAAATGTTCGGCGGAACAACGCTTGAAGATTGTGAAACTCAATGACAATAATCCTGAACTGTGCCAAGAGATCCATTGATATTTGCATCAATGTTTCATATTCCATTCCTTCTATATCCATTTGCAAAATTAGATCGCCCTTGTAATCAGGTATTTTGTTTTTTTTCCATTCATCTAGTGTCATAAAAATTTCATCGGAAAATGCACCCACAAATTTCCTGTCAAATTCAAAATTGGGATGAGACTGCGGAACCACCGGCACCGAATAATCCGCCAGATACACCTGCATGCCCTGATTCGCCAGATCAATTTCAAAGCCCGACTCCGTGGAAACGCCAGGCGAGAAACCATATTTAATTCCCTCCAGATCATTCGGCAAAAGGTACCCACCGTCGCCATCGGGCCCCAAGCGAATCAATGGCGCCCCGGCCTGCAAAGGATGTAAACTGCGGATGAGCTTGCCCAGCGCATCCGGAGAAGTACGCCCTTCCAGTACGCCCGCTGGTTTGTGCTTGGCAATATCCACGCCCAATGCGCCAGATAGCCGAACAATGCTGTCTTTAAGCGTTGCTATAACCAAGGATATGTTATTCATGCGACTTGTTTCACCTGATTTATTGTTAGCACGCCTTAACGCTAATGCAATGCAGCGATTATGAGCACAAAGACGACAAAAAGGCCGGGCTGTTCGACGGCTTCTGCATGCCGCTCAAGAGTTTGCGGTCTTCGGACGGGGTTCACGCGCATCGGTTCCGTTCGCGCTTCGGATTAGGGTTTCGCCGGTTTTTCCGTCGGGCGGCGATCTTTCGCGCCGCTTCGGGATCGTCCGGCTTGTTGATCCAGGCCTCGCTGGAGGACATGGGCACGCGGGGCATGCCGCGAACGAACCGTGCGGAAGTGCGCCTCCAGGTAGGGATTGTCGTTCGAACGGTACGGACGGCGACCCAACCCGAACGCCGCCACGCCATCCCCGAACGTCAACCGAGCAAAACCATACGAAGCATCGCGGAAAGATTACTGGCCGTGCATGCACTGCGGGCAGCAGACGCCTTGCAACTCGCCGCCGCATTGATGGCATGCGAGGCGCACACAAAGGGGCAAGGTTTCGTTTCGCTCGATCAACGTTTGCGGATAGCAGCTTACAAGGAAGGGTTTACGGTACTCCCGGATACGTGACCCTCATTGATTTCCTGCAGGGTTGCGTCCCCGCCTCTGAGTTGACAGGCTCGCAATAAACCGTGTACCTTTTCCTTTTTAAGACAGCGGATACGTACGGCTACGATGGCGGCGCCTTCCTCGAATGAATCGGCAAATAGCGACCTCGCTTATCAGGAAGAAATCCTGCAAGGCGTTTCCCGCACGTTCGCCCTCACGATCCCGCAGCTTCCGGAAAAGTTACGCACGGTGGTAGGCAACGCCTATCTCCTGTGCCGCATCACGGACACCATCGAAGACGAACCCGTCCTGCCCGCCGGGCAGAAGCAGGCTTTCGCGGAACGTTTTGCCGAAGTCGTTGCAGGCCGGGCGGAAGCAGAGCCTTTCGCGCGGGAACTCGGCGCATTGCTGTCATCTTCCACGACTCCGAGCGAACACGACCTGATCGCCAACACCGTCCGGGTCATTCGCATCACCAGCGGGTTCAATACCGTCCAGAAAGGAGCGCTCGAACGCTGCGTCCGAATCATGGCGGGCGGCATGGCGGAGTTTCAACAGAACGCCACGCCCGACGGCCTGAACGACGTCCCGCATCTTGATCGCTATTGCTATTATGTCGCCGGCGTGGTCGGCGAAATGCTCACCGAGCTGTTCTGCGACTATTCCGCCGAGATCAATACACGGCGGGAAGAATTGCTTCCGCTGGCCGTCTCCTTCGGGCAAGGGTTGCAAATGACCAATATCCTCAAGGACGTATGGGATGACCGGAATCGCGGCGCGTGCTGGCTTCCGCAGGACGTTTTCCTCGCTGCCGGTTTCGATCTGCGCTCCTTATCCCCCGGCCGGACCGATCCCGGCTTCGTCAAGGGATTATCCGGGCTCGTGGCGATCGCCCGCCGGCACCTCGAAAACGCGTTGCGGTATACGCTGATCATACCTTCACACGAAACCGGCATCCGCCGGCATTGCCTCTGGGCATTGGGTATGGCCGTCCTCACCCTGCGCCGCATTCATGCAACGCCCACGTTCAGCAGCGGACAGGAAGTAAAAATCTCCCGGCGCAGCGTGTGGACCGTCGTCATCGTCACCAGCGCTCTGGCCCGCTGGAATCCGGCGCTGAAATTCCTTTTCGGAGTATTGACCCGAAAACTGCCCTCTTCGTGAATGAAGTCGCCGTGCGGGTCCCGGCTGCTTCGTGGATTTGTACGGAACCTCCAGGGCCTGTTGACACTATGCAGGAGATTAAATCTATTTGCGTTTTCCATATGTATTTTTTGTATTTCCCATATGTATTTTGCTCTGCGTTATAGCAAGATTGAGACACCTCAGACTTTCCGGCCTGTAAACATGCCAGGGCTCGATAAGAATTGAACCGGTCACATGATGAGCGCCGAGCCAAAGAATATCCCTTCTTGCTACATCCCGGGCTATGCAAGGGCCCAAGCCCTCGACCCGGAGATCGTGGCGAACTACATCGCCCATACGCATATCGGAGACCCCGACGCAGATGCGGTGATCGAACAGATGGCTTCCCTCGACGGGGGAACGGCAGCGCGGTTATTCAGATTGGGGTTGAATACGGAAGATCCCAAGGAGAGAGAGCAAGTTCTGCGCGATGCGCCGTCCGCACTGCAAAACTTCCTGAGAAAGTTGGATACACCGCCTGATTGGGTAGACACCTCCGTCTATATGCCCGGCATTCGCATGTTTCACAGGAACTCGCGGCTGGTCCTCGGCGCATTCGTAGGAGGCGTTTTAATAGAGGGTTTCTCCACGAA includes these proteins:
- a CDS encoding lipopolysaccharide biosynthesis protein translates to MSPETMHSPDEGGAPGYDEEMRRERAEDTLWATLGTLYRYRRLVIGVTVFAGVASVVISLLLTNWYRGTARVLIPQGGETSLAAGLLGSLPAGAAALFGGGPGGDYTRYLAILTSRSMMEAVVDSFDLITLYETEDEEYPLEEAIDMLEDNVAFEVDMEYYFLSVSVLDKDRQRAADMANFLVRRLNEMSVRLSSEGAFDYRRSLEKRYLESRAAMDSVLYAAEQFQEEYGVYDLTSQTESFFEQVGALRRSALEAEIQYEALRASYGEDNAQVQAIQEIALAADQKYRQALAGREQMLPVAQEEVPAVARTYAELELETMIQRSILEVLAPLYEQARFQENREALAVQVLDEAIPPALKAKPKRSIICILATLSAFLLVVIYVLVYDWWARNHGHFLRRLQARTWAQ
- a CDS encoding O-antigen ligase family protein encodes the protein MTSEKSSLSLDALTPERLFVWTRPLLYAGLAFGLLLIVLGTWLSTLLLAVLAAAFLAALVFGALARNEVFLLCAVLAAFVVSANYEAGFQIQEIFYGLLYFGYLTYWFISRFFFYRDRVLKTPIDWALFLFLVYVTLSLGLTPLLGGDMQTAVSEWLAITMLAFYFPIKELCIRRSDLLPQKPVLISLGFVALFIAFRNFWFYQTHINNAEFLWQIATGRVVTNEHVLLMAGLVALTILLYSRKKLHTTAIAGIFTILSAAIVIGQSRALWVSYMLGIAVIFLCVDRKKKFRIVSIGVLGGVLFLVVGTLVFDNFFSLIIAGLANRFLSLQTATVQDISLINRFFEARAALEYIGMNPIMGYGFGVPIKYYSLVYEWTHETSFIHNGPVGVWYRHGLIGLGLLGTFYIGTVVRTIRTLRMPAIARIDRIVAIFVMACLIAESLVGNTENPFATGDKTLFIGALAGLAAASAHRAAHPVARPEIHAE
- a CDS encoding flippase → MPSEGTANPAGQGQPRPGLLANISWLSVANAIVKPLWFLFITAACMRLLGVREFGVLTAALSLTMIAAGFVDLGMAQYTVREVSRALDKASLYFSNFMTLRIGNSVLAWGGALIVAVLLDYRGSALLAVCFAGIYALTLNLTNYCRSMYQAFENLRQEAVMLIVEKVLVIGGGLLLLFATRSAAWTLAGMALGMTVTTGINILCIDRRFAKMRRSLVSRRFLKRAIKVMIPFGFAGLFTVMYYRVDMVMIEAILGAVPTGQYGAAYRILEAFHTLPAIVGLAAIYPRLARLHRDRAHADFRHLLRNGLLGLISISIVVSLLLTILSDTVIWLLDPDPSYALAADALRILVWTFPFICGKTLLYLALISMDQQRLAAITLGFAVLFNVAFNTFMIPAMGIEGAAIATVLTEVLLTVIFAAYYRRTGFISTEPQSSE
- a CDS encoding FkbM family methyltransferase, producing MNRWKKLMGLCRHPGFIPPLIRHRIAGGIEHYAMVKHLAPATLIDAGANKGQFSLLVRKLFPKTRIIAFEPLPESADRYERLFGDDKLTTLHRLALDVSSGERTFYVANRGDSSSLLRPAQGLQMAFGGTLSHEISVETVRLDSVIDAKDLPAPVLLKIDVQGAEKQVILSATKLLDYIDHIYVEILFADLYDGQSRFRDVFHELDAKGYRMRGVFNQVITSEYNATYADVLFTRDLQH
- a CDS encoding glycosyltransferase family 4 protein, which gives rise to MSFNDRPVYFFYRVIFWYRIPVLEKLNERLDGRLVVCSGNPPGASSLGNLVRESDPAYKQVYLWNHWLFGEKVHAQPFRRVFNLYGPPAAILAEESPRSVTLPFLLRYAKSVGAGRVLWGHFSSNYRVFNPRRHILDRYRLALAKEVEGCVCYTEGRANLLRPFVPDRNIFVARNTMDLRPMFAQRTTLATEGKQAVRRRLSISPHSPVLVYIGRLIRGKGTDMLLETWEILTKDTPGTLLIIGDGPERATMEKTVAARSLQGVRFLGSLLLEEAAPWLYASDVMLMPGYLGLAVNHAFAFGVPVVSLHHPESAGGVKFHSPEVEYVRSGKTGLLCSGHTSEALAASVREVLADQDRYSSNALAYARKHLTIDRMVDGLEAAVRHAEEISAVNRV
- a CDS encoding FkbM family methyltransferase, which encodes MNNISLVIATLKDSIVRLSGALGVDIAKHKPAGVLEGRTSPDALGKLIRSLHPLQAGAPLIRLGPDGDGGYLLPNDLEGIKYGFSPGVSTESGFEIDLANQGMQVYLADYSVPVVPQSHPNFEFDRKFVGAFSDEIFMTLDEWKKNKIPDYKGDLILQMDIEGMEYETLMQISMDLLAQFRIIVIEFHNLQALFRRTFFTLASNVFDRLLRTHSVVHIHPNNCCGFVKGSGFDIPRVAEFTFYRNDRFRRGMYQTMFPHPLDRDNTHKRSLPLPGCWYRQS
- a CDS encoding phytoene/squalene synthase family protein; translated protein: MAAPSSNESANSDLAYQEEILQGVSRTFALTIPQLPEKLRTVVGNAYLLCRITDTIEDEPVLPAGQKQAFAERFAEVVAGRAEAEPFARELGALLSSSTTPSEHDLIANTVRVIRITSGFNTVQKGALERCVRIMAGGMAEFQQNATPDGLNDVPHLDRYCYYVAGVVGEMLTELFCDYSAEINTRREELLPLAVSFGQGLQMTNILKDVWDDRNRGACWLPQDVFLAAGFDLRSLSPGRTDPGFVKGLSGLVAIARRHLENALRYTLIIPSHETGIRRHCLWALGMAVLTLRRIHATPTFSSGQEVKISRRSVWTVVIVTSALARWNPALKFLFGVLTRKLPSS